Proteins from a single region of Kocuria turfanensis:
- a CDS encoding ArsR/SmtB family transcription factor gives MPSIVRPAGQSELVAQAAMVFGNTVRLSIIHVLGRGPALRTELVAKTGLPAKTIGAQLTELEAVGAVKAEAQRGRGRPMLYYANQVQLEKLLSALAEYALGGMSDKDTGVPLGSH, from the coding sequence GTGCCGTCCATAGTCCGCCCCGCAGGCCAGTCCGAACTCGTCGCTCAAGCCGCCATGGTCTTTGGCAACACCGTCCGGCTGTCGATCATCCATGTCCTCGGGCGCGGGCCGGCACTACGCACGGAACTGGTGGCTAAAACAGGACTCCCGGCCAAAACTATCGGCGCCCAGTTGACCGAGCTCGAGGCCGTGGGCGCCGTCAAAGCAGAGGCGCAGCGCGGACGAGGTCGCCCCATGCTGTACTACGCGAACCAGGTGCAACTGGAGAAGTTGCTATCCGCCCTCGCGGAATACGCGCTTGGGGGTATGTCCGATAAGGACA